The Montipora foliosa isolate CH-2021 chromosome 14, ASM3666993v2, whole genome shotgun sequence genome window below encodes:
- the LOC137984951 gene encoding uncharacterized protein: protein MTTGPEYTDEQLNYFRICFITTDVITEGLRTIFKQEWDNRYKATLGEWKDEPRNGLDFKNRESPRNQTRNARLLATMVNGNRAEWDCTMLFYAILYSDCIGRGLNAVVQSNVDDLRNFRNEGLAHSPRGKVNETEFQTAVGRVVVAFQALGLSDLKIQEIRTQKSFPTGEVSHLKDVLTETEKHRKVLEEQLETKPPAAFCILPPKPSHDVAERDHELAKIAQQLKQLKETNESRLTSLYISGNPGSGKSQLAGLAAKKFFDDKKQIAGKNAFVMTLNAQSLDSLLESYVSFARHLKCSEYAVTSTLNDKDLKTERKIASLKSLISTKVELYSSWLLVVDNVVSLSGMNPYLPETGDTHWCKGQLLITSQDTAAIPSETYFSNHISVSKGMTPSDANSLLASLSGIADDEIEKEVARALDYQPLALASAAIFVKQVREASSNFGWKGYLEKLERGQRANTEDFLVMTNQSYPISMTTAISLAVDDTMSSDKVLNHTFGFISLCGQQPLNLDLVIKYILNVENESDGSGLDASTDKDIIGLRIRKSSLLLVEEDETGVYVQVHQILRKVTQTRIKKYSEAQYFQIIHLGITSFSQFIDEKNLDKKDSISKSFQLVPHLKCLITKIETVFNVPDLSKLNLNVKDYPNYFIRFSAICANHCDFNRAKSICKAALKLIQHDDVFCEGDLAAVYDVLGNVHRSMGEFQESEEYHERALSIRIEKLGSQHINVATSYNNIASVLHDQGDLEQAKEYHDRALAIWIEKLGSQHIDVATSYNNIATILRDQGDLEQAMEYHDRALAIRIEKLGSQHIDVASSYNNIATILHDQGNLEQAKDYHDRALAIRIEKLGSQHIDVASSYSNIAKVLRAQGDLEQAKDYHDRALAIRIEKLGSQHIKVASSYSNIGRVLRGQGDLDQAKAYLELALAIRIQKLGSQHIRVADSYKILAIVLRDYGELEQAKEYFERALSIYLIRLGPGHSSVTSLQRQLARLQKLSSRVKRLNCVIY from the coding sequence ATGACCACTGGACCAGAATACACTGACGAGCAACTGAATTACTTCAGGATCTGCTTTATCACTACTGATGTGATAACTGAGGGCCTGCGAACAATCTTCAAACAAGAATGGGACAACCGCTACAAGGCAACTTTGGGAGAATGGAAAGACGAGCCCCGAAATGGACTGGACTTCAAAAACCGGGAATCGCCAAGAAACCAAACAAGAAACGCGCGTCTTTTGGCAACCATGGTTAACGGAAATAGAGCAGAATGGGATTGCACCATGCTCTTTTACGCTATACTGTACTCCGACTGTATTGGAAGAGGCCTAAACGCAGTAGTCCAATCAAATGTGGATGATTTGAGAAATTTTCGTAATGAAGGCCTTGCTCACTCTCCGCGTGGCAAAGTCAACGAAACAGAGTTTCAAACTGCTGTAGGTAGAGTTGTAGTTGCCTTTCAAGCACTTGGCCTCTCCGATCTAAAGATTCAAGAAATCAGAACTCAGAAGAGTTTTCCGACAGGCGAAGTCAGCCACCTAAAGGACGTACTTacggaaacagaaaagcatCGAAAGGTTCTTGAAGAGCAGTTAGAAACTAAACCTCCTGCGGCATTTTGCATTCTCCCACCCAAGCCATCGCACGACGTTGCCGAACGAGATCATGAGTTGGCTAAGATAGCTCAACAGCTAAAACAACTGAAAGAAACCAACGAGAGCCGATTAACTTCCCTGTACATCTCAGGAAACCCTGGAAGCGGCAAATCTCAGTTAGCCGGTCTTGCCGCAAAGAAATTCTTTGATGACAAAAAACAAATCGCTGGCAAGAATGCATTCGTGATGACTCTAAATGCCCAAAGTCTTGATTCTCTGTTAGAATCCTACGTCTCTTTTGCTCGTCATCTAAAGTGTTCAGAATATGCAGTCACAAGTACTCTAAACGACAAAGATCTGAAGACGGAGAGAAAGATTGCCAGCTTAAAGTCATTAATTAGTACCAAAGTTGAGCTTTACTCATCGTGGCTGTTAGTGGTGGACAATGTCGTCAGCTTAAGTGGAATGAATCCTTATTTGCCAGAGACTGGAGACACGCACTGGTGTAAAGGTCAGCTGCTGATCACATCGCAAGACACCGCTGCTATTCCTTCAGAAACCTATTTCAGCAATCACATCTCTGTTAGCAAGGGTATGACACCATCTGACGCCAATTCCTTATTAGCCTCTCTCTCCGGCATCGCTGACGATGAGATTGAAAAAGAAGTTGCTCGGGCATTAGATTACCAACCCCTTGCCTTAGCAAGCGCCGCTATCTTTGTCAAACAAGTTCGGGAAGCATCTTCGAATTTTGGCTGGAAAGGCTACCTCGAGAAGCTTGAGAGGGGTCAGCGTGCTAACACTGAGGATTTTCTTGTCATGACAAACCAAAGCTACCCAATCTCTATGACCACGGCGATTTCATTGGCCGTGGACGACACGATGTCATCTGACAAGGTTTTAAATCACACATTCGGTTTCATTTCTCTCTGTGGTCAGCAACCATTAAACCTTGACCTTGTAATAAAGTACATCCTAAATGTCGAGAACGAAAGCGATGGGAGTGGATTAGACGCTTCTACGGACAAAGATATCATTGGTTTAAGGATTCGAAAAAGCTCGCTGCTGTTAGTTGAAGAAGACGAGACTGGCGTCTATGTTCAAGTACATCAAATTTTGAGAAAAGTCACCCAAACTAGAATCAAAAAGTATTCGGAGGCTCAATATTTTCAAATCATTCATTTGGGTATTACCTCATTTAGTCAGTTTATCGATGAGAAAAATCTTGATAAAAAAGACTCTATTTCTAAAAGCTTCCAGCTGGTACCTCATCTGAAGTGCCTaataacaaaaattgaaacggtATTCAATGTACCTGACTTATCAAAACTCAATTTAAATGTGAAAGATTATCCAAATTATTTCATTAGGTTTAGCGCAATTTGTGCTAATCATTGCGACTTTAATAGAGCCAAAAGCATCTGTAAGGCAGCTCTAAAATTAATTCAGCATGATGATGTATTTTGTGAGGGAGACTTGGCAGCAGTCTATGATGTGTTAGGCAATGTCCATCGCAGCATGGGTGAGTTTCAAGAATCAGAGGAGTATCATGAACGCGCTCTTTCTATACggatagaaaagttgggatcCCAGCATATCAATGTCGCaaccagttacaacaacatagccaGTGTACTCCATgaccaaggtgacctggaacagGCAAAGGAGTATCATGATCGCGCTCTTGCTATATggatagaaaagttgggatctcagcatatcgatgtcgcaaccagttacaacaacatagccaCTATACTCCGTGACCAAGGTGACCTCGAACAAGCAATGGAGTATCATGATcgcgctcttgctatacggatagaaaagttgggatctcagcatatcgatgtcgcatccagttacaacaacatagccaCTATACTCCATGACCAAGGtaacctggaacaagcaaaggaCTATCATGATcgcgctcttgctatacggatagaaaagttgggatctcagcatatcgatgtggCATCCAGTTACAGCAACATAGCCAAGGTACTCCGTGCCCAgggtgacctggaacaagcaaaggaCTATCATGATCGCGCTCTTGCTATACGAatagaaaagttgggatctcagcatatcAAGGTAGCATCCAGTTACAGCAACATAGGCCGTGTACTTCGTGGCCAAGGTGACCTGGACCAAGCAAAGGCGTATCTTGAGCTCGCTCTTGCTATACGGATACAAAAGTTGGGATCTCAACATATTCGTGTCGCAGATTCTTATAAAATTTTGGCTATTGTACTCCGTGACTATGGTGAGCTGGAGCAGGCAAAGGAGTATTTTGAACGTGCGTTGTCCATCTATTTGATTCGTCTCGGTCCTGGACATTCTAGTGTTACAAGTCTTCAGCGACAATTGGCTAGACTGCAAAAACTGTCTAGTAGAGTAAAAAGGCTGAATTGCGTCATATATTAA